The sequence CTCGCGTGGCCGCCGAGGTGATGGCGCCGCGCCTGGGTTGGGACGCCGCCGAGACGCAGCGGCAGCTCGCGACGTACGAAGCTGACGCGCTGCGCATCTTCGGCGTGGACAGCTCGGACGCCTGATTTCTCAACATGTGCGGACCGCAACGTCCGCCGTTCCACGCACGCGCGGTGGAGTGTGCAAAGTCGTTGTTCGGCGGATTGGCGCCCGAGCGGCCAGCCGTCATGCGTGCTTAACTTGCGCGCCGGGAACAGGACAGGATGTCCTCTCGTCCTGATACAGCCCCGGTTCCGTGCCGGAGGGACTGCCCGCACACCACCCGCTGGCCGGGGCGTGTAAGGAGAAAGACATGAAGCGTTGGGTCTGGCTTGGGCTCGTCGGTGGACTGATGGCCTGCTCCGAGAAGAAGCCCCCGTCCCAGGTGGAGCCCCAGAACTGTCCGGGGACCACGGAGGAGTCGCTGCCGAACACCGCCCGCGCCCAGGCGCTGTCCTCCGAGGACGGCCTGGAGGACGTGCTCATCACCTTCCGGCCCCGCGTGTCGGCCAGTGCCAAGGCCAACACGGAGGCGTTCGCCACCGACGTGTCGCGCGCGGGTGGCCAGGTGAGGCGCCGCTTCCCGAACCTCAACCTCGTGTCCGCGCGGCTGACGCCCGAGGCCCGCGAGGCGCTCGCGCAGAATCCGGACGTGGTGTCCGTGCGGCCGAACCGCAAGGTGCATGCGTTCGGGATGCCTCGAATCCCCACCAACCTCTTCCTGCGCGGCACTCCCAACACGGCCGGCTCCGTGGGCGAGTACACGCCGGGCGTGAAGATGGTGCAGGCGACGGAGGTCTGGGACGCCAACAACGACGGCGCGTTGGACCCCGGGAGCCCGTCGGGCACCGGCATCAAGGTGTGCGTCATCGACAGCGGCTGGGATGACCGGCACCCGGAGCTCAAGGCCGCGGTCATCGGCGGCATGGACTTCGTGGACCGCGAGGACGACCTCAAGCCCACGGACCCGCCCGGTGACGGACCGCTGGACCGCGAGCTGAAGGGCGGCGCCTACGTGTACGGCGGCGGCCACGGCACGCACACCGCGGGCACCATCGCGGCGCAGCTCGGCGCGGGCGGCAAGGTTCGCCCGGGGCAGGAGCCCAACGGCGTGGCGGGCGTGGCGCCCACCGTGTCGCTGCTGATTGCCCGCGTGCTGGACGTGACGGGCAGCGGCAACACGGATGACGTCATCGCCGCCGTGGAGTGGTGCCAGAAGCAGGGCGCGAACATCGCCTCGCTGTCGCTGGGCTCGAGCACCAAGGATGACGACGAGGAGCTGGCCTTCAACGCGGCACTGCAGGGCGGGATGCTGTCCTTCGCGGCCACGGGCAACTCCGGCGCGGACAAGGTCGCGTTCCCCGCCGCCTACGCGTCCGTGGTGGCGGTGGGCGCGGTGGACTTCAACGGTGCGTGGGCCTCCTTCTCGCAGTTCGGCCCGCAGGTCTCGCTGGTGGGGCCGGGCGTGGAGGTGCTGAGCTCCACCATCGTCGGCGCCTCTCCGTTCTCCGAGGTCTCCACGGGGCAGTCGCACTTCGATTCCAACCCGCTGGAGTACTCGGCCATCAATACCTATACGGGCCGGCTGGTGGACTGCGGCCTGGGGGACAGCATCACCTCGTGTGGTGAGGGTGCCACCTGTGAAGGCTTCGTCGCGTACGTGGACCGCGGTGGCGGCATCCTGTTCGAGGACAAGGCACGCAATGCCATCCACGCGGGCGCCAAGGCCGTCATCATCGGCAACAACGACGCGGACACCGGTGAGGGCAACTTCACGCTCAACGCGCCGTCCCCCATCTGGGT comes from Pyxidicoccus parkwaysis and encodes:
- a CDS encoding S8 family serine peptidase, coding for MKRWVWLGLVGGLMACSEKKPPSQVEPQNCPGTTEESLPNTARAQALSSEDGLEDVLITFRPRVSASAKANTEAFATDVSRAGGQVRRRFPNLNLVSARLTPEAREALAQNPDVVSVRPNRKVHAFGMPRIPTNLFLRGTPNTAGSVGEYTPGVKMVQATEVWDANNDGALDPGSPSGTGIKVCVIDSGWDDRHPELKAAVIGGMDFVDREDDLKPTDPPGDGPLDRELKGGAYVYGGGHGTHTAGTIAAQLGAGGKVRPGQEPNGVAGVAPTVSLLIARVLDVTGSGNTDDVIAAVEWCQKQGANIASLSLGSSTKDDDEELAFNAALQGGMLSFAATGNSGADKVAFPAAYASVVAVGAVDFNGAWASFSQFGPQVSLVGPGVEVLSSTIVGASPFSEVSTGQSHFDSNPLEYSAINTYTGRLVDCGLGDSITSCGEGATCEGFVAYVDRGGGILFEDKARNAIHAGAKAVIIGNNDADTGEGNFTLNAPSPIWVPTTSISLANSPAMKALAGQQVTVDVSGTDYLVQTGTSMATPHVAGVAALLWSARRDLNASQIRQALESSAKDLGPTGRDSQYGYGLVQAVKAIQYANTQWPRQVP